The Parashewanella spongiae genome has a window encoding:
- the galU gene encoding UTP--glucose-1-phosphate uridylyltransferase GalU yields the protein MKAVIPVAGLGTRMLPATKAIPKEMLPLVDKPLIQYIVNECVEAGVKQIVLVTHASKNAVENHFDKSYELESTLEKRVKRQLLDEIQSICPKDVTIMQVRQGEAKGLGHAVMCAKPCIGDNPFMVVLPDVILDEYTANQKTDNLAAMKARFNETEASQIMVAPVPKFEVNKYGIADCNGAVLKPTDSVKIKKMVEKPSVDEAPSNLAVVGRYVLSKNIWPLLAKTPTGAGDEIQLTDAIDMLIEQETVEAFHMSGKSHDCGDKLGYATAFVEYGLNDPKLGGEFKKKLIELLK from the coding sequence ATGAAAGCTGTTATACCTGTTGCGGGTTTAGGGACTCGGATGCTACCTGCAACCAAGGCTATCCCAAAAGAAATGCTTCCGCTTGTAGACAAACCGCTCATTCAATACATCGTTAATGAATGTGTTGAGGCTGGCGTCAAACAAATTGTATTGGTGACTCATGCCAGTAAAAACGCAGTCGAAAACCACTTTGATAAATCCTACGAGCTTGAATCGACATTAGAAAAGAGGGTTAAACGACAGCTGCTTGATGAGATCCAATCGATTTGCCCCAAAGACGTAACTATAATGCAAGTTCGTCAAGGCGAAGCTAAAGGGTTAGGGCATGCGGTAATGTGTGCGAAACCTTGTATCGGTGATAATCCATTCATGGTGGTATTGCCTGATGTAATATTGGATGAGTATACCGCTAACCAAAAGACAGATAACTTAGCGGCCATGAAAGCGCGCTTTAATGAAACAGAGGCGAGTCAGATTATGGTGGCGCCAGTCCCTAAGTTTGAAGTGAATAAGTACGGGATTGCAGATTGCAATGGTGCCGTCCTTAAGCCTACTGACTCGGTAAAAATCAAAAAAATGGTTGAAAAACCGAGTGTGGATGAAGCTCCTTCAAATTTAGCGGTCGTAGGACGCTATGTATTATCAAAAAATATTTGGCCATTATTAGCCAAAACACCGACTGGTGCAGGTGATGAAATTCAGCTCACCGATGCCATTGATATGTTGATTGAACAAGAAACGGTTGAAGCCTTTCATATGTCAGGTAAGTCACACGATTGTGGCGATAAGCTTGGCTATGCTACGGCATTTGTAGAATATGGTTTGAATGATCCAAAGTTAGGCGGCGAGTTTAAGAAAAAGTTGATTGAGTTACTGAAATAG
- the ushA gene encoding bifunctional UDP-sugar hydrolase/5'-nucleotidase UshA — protein MNTSLRPSYVFVALFAIGLAAAVIDGGNKQVEKALKVTASYACQNAGDDCKRFTLLHTNDHHGRFWQGSRGEYGMAARKTILDQIRKEVSEQGGETILLSGGDINTGVPESDLQDAEPDFIGMNHLGYDAMAVGNHEFDNPSTVMDKQRGWSKFPWLSANIYRQVDGEWKRYFEPYKLFEIQGLKLAVVGLTTEHTAEIGNPEFVEYLKFTAAQTEAKSVLAELEEKHQPDLIFGLTHMGHYENGEHGSNAPGDVALAKSLKTGQIQAIIGGHSQLPVCMEGDTGKYVEDYGRDEPCRPDRQNGTWIMQAHEWGKYIGRADFEYYGGKLHLAKYQLVPVNTETKFGAHYPAHMLTPKDKETLELLRPYQRNGQMKLREKIGVAKADFIGKRKVVRYQAMPLGIMIAHAQTQLPVPADFGIINSGGIRASIKKGPIRYRDVLTVQPFSNSVTVAEMNGLELKKYLSRVALKTRGSGGFAHFSGIKMTVDCKAKDVDIQSVGGKAFNLEDKYRFTLPSYNAAGGNKYPKLKEKARDTGFIDADMLYQFIKKHDQLDPGDFNRAKDVRYINSRNTDGCGS, from the coding sequence ATGAATACTTCACTTCGTCCTTCTTACGTGTTTGTTGCTTTATTTGCTATTGGCCTTGCGGCAGCAGTGATCGACGGTGGTAACAAACAGGTTGAAAAGGCGCTCAAGGTGACAGCCTCTTATGCCTGTCAAAATGCAGGTGATGATTGTAAGCGCTTCACCTTGCTGCATACCAACGATCATCACGGCCGTTTCTGGCAAGGCTCCAGAGGTGAGTATGGTATGGCTGCGCGTAAAACTATACTTGACCAAATCCGCAAAGAGGTCTCCGAACAAGGTGGAGAGACGATATTACTCTCAGGTGGCGACATTAACACTGGGGTGCCTGAGTCTGATCTGCAAGATGCTGAGCCCGATTTTATCGGCATGAACCACCTTGGCTATGACGCCATGGCCGTTGGCAACCATGAGTTTGATAATCCATCAACAGTTATGGACAAACAGAGAGGTTGGTCAAAATTTCCTTGGTTATCGGCCAATATTTATCGTCAAGTAGATGGTGAATGGAAGCGTTACTTTGAGCCCTACAAGCTTTTCGAGATTCAAGGCTTGAAGTTAGCCGTCGTTGGCCTTACCACCGAGCATACCGCTGAAATAGGCAATCCAGAGTTCGTTGAATATCTAAAATTTACAGCGGCTCAAACTGAAGCGAAATCTGTTTTAGCGGAACTTGAAGAGAAGCATCAACCAGATCTCATTTTCGGTCTCACCCATATGGGGCACTATGAAAATGGGGAACATGGTAGTAATGCCCCTGGTGATGTAGCCCTTGCTAAAAGCCTAAAAACTGGTCAAATCCAAGCCATCATTGGCGGACATTCACAGTTGCCTGTTTGTATGGAAGGAGACACAGGCAAGTACGTGGAAGATTATGGCCGAGATGAGCCTTGTAGACCTGATCGTCAAAATGGCACTTGGATCATGCAAGCCCACGAATGGGGCAAGTACATTGGTCGCGCCGATTTTGAATACTATGGTGGTAAGTTACATTTGGCAAAATACCAGTTAGTGCCTGTGAATACAGAAACTAAGTTTGGTGCCCACTATCCGGCTCATATGCTGACTCCTAAGGATAAAGAAACCCTTGAACTGCTTCGCCCTTATCAGCGTAATGGTCAAATGAAGTTAAGGGAGAAGATTGGTGTTGCCAAGGCAGATTTCATTGGTAAGCGTAAGGTTGTTCGTTACCAAGCGATGCCTTTAGGCATAATGATAGCCCATGCTCAGACTCAGCTTCCTGTACCAGCTGATTTTGGCATCATCAACTCTGGCGGTATTCGCGCCAGCATAAAAAAAGGACCTATTCGCTATCGTGATGTCCTTACGGTGCAACCTTTTTCTAACAGTGTGACTGTAGCTGAAATGAATGGGCTCGAACTAAAGAAGTATCTGTCTAGAGTTGCACTTAAGACTCGAGGTTCAGGAGGTTTTGCTCACTTCAGTGGTATCAAGATGACGGTTGACTGTAAAGCTAAAGATGTTGATATCCAATCTGTCGGAGGCAAAGCGTTCAATCTAGAGGATAAATATCGATTTACCCTCCCAAGCTATAACGCGGCGGGCGGTAACAAATATCCAAAGTTAAAGGAAAAGGCGAGAGACACCGGCTTTATTGATGCGGATATGCTTTATCAATTCATCAAAAAGCATGATCAGCTCGACCCGGGCGACTTTAACAGAGCAAAAGATGTTCGCTATATCAACTCCAGAAATACTGATGGCTGTGGCAGTTAG
- a CDS encoding endonuclease: protein MKIKMNAVAAATAMVLGTLSTAANANLVITEYVEGGGSNKALEISNVGNSAIDLGANVYKLNLYFNGKTEVGKTETLSGTLGAGESIVYHNADAGDDFKVGIASQITWFNGDDTIVLTKDDSVIDRFGKLGEDPGSEWKDADNADFTSKDRTLRRKASVTVGDSETTADFPSGDQWEVFDKNTSDGLGCSGVDACNSTSTPGVLLITEYVEGGASNKAIEISNVGGSAIDLDANVYKLNLYFNGKTEAGKTETLSGTLDAGKSIVFHNADAGDDFKVGTASQITWFNGDDTLVLTKDDAVIDRFGKLGEDPGSEWKDSSNADFSSKDKTLRRKVSVTSGDTDAAADFPTGDQWAVFDINTADGLGCAGESACDDSNPEPNPDPEPTPDPETGPCTNCEILTPVADPETFNDEVYYSDVLSGDFANAEALKNTLSTVIAKDHKQLTYKQVWSVLTYADQDPANDKNVIEIYTGKSISKFSNQQSGSAVGKWNREHVWAKSHGFPSESQWGFTDAHHLRPADTGINTKRSNNDFGACKDTGEEVQFDGKGTGNYLDKAKDCWEPRDEMKGDVARMIMYMDTRYQGTDTAITGMPDLVAVDHLTTSEDDKNPVIGTLCDLYAWHEADPVSDFENNRNNEVYKYQGNRNPFIDRPELVQQVYGAACGDESAPAPSLDLEGKIVVPETVNEESAYIIDASALTAGEDVTLTYKWEQVIGEEKTEVGTDAVLSLTAPKVKSDETLSFTLTISNDTLQNTKTVSIKVVNVPLTFDVEFAGTTTINEGEKTTITATVADAPEGATYSWKQVAGSAAEFTATDLTLDVTSPSVSIDQDLVFELTTTVGEESFSKSVSIKVTNTPEEGWKKPDGAGSLGGLMTLLLPLLWQRRRQS, encoded by the coding sequence ATGAAAATTAAAATGAATGCAGTTGCTGCGGCGACAGCTATGGTTTTGGGTACTTTGTCTACAGCGGCGAATGCTAATCTAGTTATTACTGAGTACGTTGAGGGTGGCGGCAGTAATAAAGCATTGGAGATTTCTAATGTAGGTAACAGTGCTATCGATTTAGGTGCCAACGTTTATAAGCTAAACCTTTACTTCAACGGCAAGACTGAAGTTGGAAAGACAGAAACGCTAAGCGGTACATTAGGTGCAGGTGAGAGCATTGTTTACCATAATGCTGATGCCGGTGATGATTTTAAAGTTGGTATAGCGTCCCAGATCACTTGGTTTAATGGTGATGACACTATCGTATTAACCAAGGATGACAGTGTTATCGATCGATTCGGTAAACTAGGTGAAGATCCTGGTTCTGAGTGGAAAGATGCAGACAACGCTGATTTCACAAGTAAGGATAGAACGTTACGCCGTAAAGCAAGTGTAACCGTTGGTGATTCTGAAACAACTGCTGATTTTCCAAGCGGAGACCAATGGGAAGTATTTGATAAAAATACTTCAGATGGTCTTGGTTGTTCAGGCGTAGATGCTTGTAACTCAACATCTACACCTGGTGTGCTGTTGATTACTGAATACGTAGAAGGCGGTGCTAGCAATAAAGCTATTGAGATTTCTAATGTTGGTGGTAGCGCTATTGATCTGGATGCTAACGTTTACAAGCTAAACCTTTATTTCAATGGTAAAACTGAAGCTGGAAAGACGGAAACTCTGAGCGGCACATTGGATGCTGGTAAGAGTATTGTTTTCCATAATGCTGATGCCGGAGATGATTTTAAGGTCGGCACCGCATCTCAAATTACTTGGTTCAACGGTGATGATACCTTAGTTCTAACAAAGGATGATGCAGTAATCGACCGATTCGGTAAATTAGGAGAAGATCCTGGTTCTGAATGGAAAGATTCAAGTAACGCTGACTTTTCCAGTAAGGATAAAACATTACGACGTAAAGTAAGTGTAACTTCTGGTGATACTGATGCAGCAGCTGATTTCCCAACTGGCGATCAGTGGGCTGTATTTGATATAAATACTGCTGACGGCCTTGGTTGTGCTGGTGAGAGCGCATGTGATGACTCAAATCCTGAACCAAACCCTGATCCAGAGCCAACGCCAGATCCTGAAACTGGACCTTGTACAAACTGTGAAATATTGACACCAGTAGCTGATCCAGAAACTTTCAATGATGAAGTTTATTACTCAGATGTACTGAGTGGTGACTTTGCTAATGCAGAGGCACTCAAAAATACTTTGTCTACCGTTATTGCCAAAGATCACAAACAGCTAACTTATAAGCAGGTTTGGAGCGTATTGACTTACGCAGACCAAGACCCTGCTAATGATAAAAATGTGATTGAGATCTACACGGGTAAATCTATTTCTAAGTTCAGCAACCAACAAAGCGGTAGCGCTGTAGGTAAATGGAACCGTGAACACGTTTGGGCTAAAAGTCATGGCTTCCCAAGCGAATCACAATGGGGCTTTACTGATGCTCATCACTTGCGTCCAGCGGACACAGGTATCAATACTAAACGCAGCAACAACGATTTTGGTGCATGTAAGGATACAGGTGAAGAAGTTCAGTTCGATGGTAAAGGTACAGGTAACTACCTAGATAAAGCTAAAGATTGCTGGGAGCCTCGTGATGAGATGAAAGGTGATGTCGCGCGTATGATCATGTATATGGATACTCGCTATCAAGGCACTGATACTGCAATTACTGGTATGCCTGATCTAGTGGCTGTAGATCATCTAACCACCTCAGAAGATGATAAAAACCCTGTAATCGGTACATTGTGTGATTTATACGCTTGGCATGAAGCCGATCCAGTATCTGACTTCGAGAATAATCGCAATAACGAAGTTTATAAATATCAAGGTAACCGTAACCCATTTATTGACCGCCCAGAGTTAGTACAACAGGTTTATGGTGCTGCTTGTGGTGATGAATCTGCCCCAGCTCCTAGCTTGGACTTAGAAGGTAAGATTGTTGTTCCTGAAACTGTAAACGAAGAAAGTGCATATATTATTGATGCTTCTGCGCTTACTGCAGGTGAAGACGTTACTCTTACTTATAAGTGGGAACAGGTAATTGGCGAAGAAAAAACGGAAGTGGGCACTGATGCCGTACTATCTTTGACTGCGCCAAAAGTAAAATCAGATGAAACTTTGAGTTTCACTCTCACTATCAGCAACGATACATTGCAAAACACTAAAACGGTTAGCATCAAGGTTGTTAACGTACCTTTAACTTTTGATGTTGAGTTTGCTGGTACAACTACAATTAACGAAGGTGAGAAAACAACCATTACAGCGACTGTTGCTGATGCTCCTGAAGGTGCAACGTACAGCTGGAAACAGGTTGCTGGTTCTGCGGCTGAGTTTACTGCAACTGATCTAACACTTGATGTGACTTCTCCAAGCGTAAGTATCGATCAAGATCTTGTATTCGAACTTACTACAACTGTTGGCGAAGAAAGCTTCAGTAAGTCAGTGAGCATTAAGGTAACTAACACTCCTGAAGAAGGTTGGAAGAAGCCTGATGGTGCAGGTAGTTTAGGTGGCCTTATGACGCTGTTACTACCTCTGCTTTGGCAGCGTCGTCGCCAGAGCTAA
- a CDS encoding ExeM/NucH family extracellular endonuclease — protein sequence MKKSFLSLAIASTISMGAFADVNDLLITEMTQSSNGEVGTVEITNTGSAAYTFDDSVVAFQHSNGRFNNKLQKGDGTQLLTGVVLEPGESVVVVNKFAKDDFKADIEENGGQVLVAEGKDRFTNLFLSSDDGFYLTNNDTVIDRVGMEGEGSKWAPNTTLRRKLTAEGAIPAQAATFDITQWQQILPLRTDDLGKSELPAADVEDIMDIFECPSDQNTIMSPSQVQGTGFTSPLIAEGKTESDERVAVEGIISAMGAIPNEGFYLRNITPDGNPETSDGIFVSTSAAGDLKVGQTICIGSKVAEFGGQTQLSADTAFAWNVTDTDIATQATDIKVISSDNGSFDKTLERYEGMFVNLPEDLDENTEGKQDMRITRSFSFNFLFDSGNTRNNMVAAYKRPNLQPNHLYVAGSPESKAAYEQNNDYRLVIESATKASNDVLPYYPDFNSDPHTNYVRIDDSLINAQGMISQYETELIAGTDKFEQDYSLTISNDLTSANFIHNLPRTDEPELSEEVAEDDFAIRISSQNLFNFFNSPFGGDNNRFGQSRGAESFDEYINQRTKLVEIIRAQDADVMAFMEIENNGFGAESAIAEIVNEVNVLYVDERARDNNGPTSTENRYVFVGFDNNGNQMLDNLDAIGSDAIATGIIYRPSKLSIERTRVIPMPQQKAPTIVNDLGEVIKDQNQEILENGQNYHRDALVVTFVVNQTGKRLTLAVNHLKSKGSTCWEEWQGVEFGDATTWNNRNAPDADFQGSCAEFRVAGAVHLGEEMEDIPGDKIILGDLNAYGKEDPVLVLTENPRNKTIVTASHTFLGPKPQFNEDGSPATITKTYGYIDIVGEKFKEKGKTPWSYSFSDEIGSLDHILVSPSLKDRVIDATDWHVNAAETGLYDYQNSFKGTIDGTGAHKFYRPDIYRASDHDPALLTLSYKPGDTDKDVPLYLPKLRKLLTVPYQIPAGISAQVGDVATVSMSPENDEERLDLTQMVLPNVVISNDTTALVNFEVFGAPSAIYDVTVSLQRDGKLVEGSEQTFQAKVSNRDSLIPDIIEEEVDHTGGNGKAGSAGFISLLSLFGLAAVRRRLRK from the coding sequence ATGAAAAAAAGTTTCTTATCGCTGGCCATTGCCAGCACTATCAGCATGGGCGCTTTTGCTGATGTTAATGATCTGCTGATCACTGAAATGACACAAAGTTCAAATGGCGAAGTTGGTACTGTTGAGATCACTAACACTGGTAGCGCAGCTTATACCTTTGACGATTCAGTTGTTGCTTTCCAGCATTCAAATGGCAGATTTAACAACAAACTGCAAAAAGGTGATGGTACTCAGCTTCTCACTGGTGTTGTACTTGAGCCAGGTGAATCAGTCGTTGTAGTAAACAAATTCGCTAAAGACGACTTTAAAGCCGATATTGAAGAAAACGGTGGTCAAGTTCTAGTCGCCGAAGGTAAAGACAGATTTACTAATCTGTTCTTAAGCAGTGATGATGGCTTCTACCTGACGAATAATGACACAGTTATTGACCGCGTAGGTATGGAAGGGGAAGGCAGTAAGTGGGCTCCAAATACCACTTTACGCCGTAAATTGACTGCAGAAGGTGCTATTCCTGCACAAGCTGCGACTTTCGACATCACTCAATGGCAACAAATTCTGCCATTAAGAACCGATGACTTAGGTAAATCAGAGCTTCCAGCTGCTGATGTAGAAGACATCATGGACATCTTCGAATGTCCTAGCGACCAGAATACAATCATGTCTCCTAGCCAAGTTCAAGGTACAGGTTTTACTTCGCCGTTAATCGCAGAAGGCAAAACTGAGTCAGATGAAAGAGTGGCGGTAGAAGGTATTATCTCTGCGATGGGAGCTATCCCAAATGAGGGTTTCTATCTTCGCAATATCACTCCAGATGGTAACCCTGAAACATCTGATGGTATCTTCGTTAGCACCAGCGCTGCTGGCGATCTTAAAGTTGGTCAAACTATCTGTATTGGTAGTAAAGTAGCTGAATTTGGCGGTCAAACTCAACTGTCTGCAGACACAGCTTTTGCTTGGAATGTTACCGATACTGACATTGCTACTCAAGCTACCGATATTAAGGTAATTAGCTCTGATAATGGTTCTTTCGACAAGACCTTAGAACGTTACGAAGGTATGTTCGTTAATCTGCCTGAAGATTTAGATGAAAATACTGAAGGTAAGCAAGATATGCGTATTACGCGTAGCTTCAGCTTTAACTTCTTGTTTGACAGTGGTAATACTCGTAACAACATGGTAGCGGCTTATAAACGCCCTAACTTACAGCCTAACCACTTGTATGTGGCAGGTAGCCCAGAGTCTAAAGCGGCTTATGAGCAAAACAATGACTATCGTTTAGTGATTGAAAGTGCTACTAAAGCAAGTAATGATGTTCTACCTTATTACCCTGATTTTAACAGTGACCCACACACTAACTACGTTCGCATTGACGATAGCCTTATTAATGCTCAGGGTATGATCAGCCAATATGAGACTGAGTTAATCGCAGGTACTGATAAATTTGAGCAAGACTACAGCTTAACTATCAGCAACGATTTAACAAGTGCTAACTTCATTCATAACTTACCTCGTACAGACGAGCCTGAGCTTAGTGAGGAAGTTGCAGAAGACGATTTTGCTATTCGTATTTCTAGCCAAAACTTGTTCAACTTCTTTAACTCTCCGTTTGGTGGCGATAACAATAGATTTGGTCAAAGTCGTGGTGCTGAGAGCTTCGATGAGTACATTAACCAAAGAACCAAGTTAGTTGAAATTATTCGTGCCCAAGATGCTGATGTTATGGCATTTATGGAAATCGAAAACAACGGTTTTGGTGCTGAAAGTGCTATCGCTGAAATTGTAAACGAAGTTAACGTCCTGTATGTGGATGAGCGTGCTCGAGATAACAACGGGCCTACTTCTACAGAAAACCGTTATGTATTCGTTGGCTTTGATAACAACGGTAACCAAATGCTGGATAACCTAGACGCTATTGGCTCTGACGCCATTGCAACAGGTATTATCTATCGCCCAAGTAAATTGAGCATTGAGCGCACCCGCGTTATCCCAATGCCTCAACAAAAAGCACCAACAATCGTCAACGATTTAGGCGAAGTGATTAAAGATCAAAACCAAGAGATTCTTGAGAATGGTCAAAACTATCACCGTGATGCTTTGGTTGTAACCTTTGTTGTAAACCAAACAGGTAAGCGCCTAACCCTAGCTGTAAATCACCTTAAGTCAAAAGGTTCTACGTGTTGGGAAGAATGGCAAGGTGTTGAGTTTGGTGACGCAACAACTTGGAACAATCGTAATGCTCCAGATGCAGACTTCCAAGGTTCTTGTGCTGAATTCCGTGTTGCCGGTGCTGTTCACTTAGGTGAAGAGATGGAAGACATTCCTGGCGATAAGATCATCCTTGGTGACTTAAACGCTTACGGAAAAGAAGATCCTGTTCTAGTTCTGACTGAAAACCCACGTAACAAAACGATTGTTACTGCTAGCCACACGTTCTTAGGACCTAAGCCTCAGTTTAACGAAGATGGTTCTCCAGCAACCATTACTAAGACTTACGGTTACATCGATATTGTTGGTGAAAAGTTCAAAGAAAAAGGCAAGACACCTTGGAGTTACTCTTTCAGTGACGAAATTGGTTCGCTTGACCACATTTTGGTCTCTCCATCGCTTAAAGATCGTGTAATTGATGCTACTGACTGGCACGTAAATGCAGCTGAAACAGGTCTATACGACTACCAAAACAGCTTTAAAGGCACCATTGACGGTACAGGTGCGCATAAGTTCTACAGACCTGATATCTATCGTGCATCAGATCACGACCCTGCACTACTTACCCTTAGCTATAAGCCGGGAGATACGGATAAAGATGTGCCGCTATACCTACCAAAGCTTAGAAAACTGCTAACGGTTCCTTATCAGATCCCTGCTGGTATCTCTGCTCAAGTTGGGGATGTTGCGACTGTCAGTATGAGCCCTGAAAATGATGAAGAGCGCTTAGATTTAACTCAAATGGTACTCCCTAATGTTGTCATTTCTAATGACACTACAGCATTAGTGAATTTTGAGGTATTTGGTGCGCCATCAGCTATCTACGACGTTACTGTTAGCCTTCAACGTGATGGCAAACTTGTGGAGGGATCTGAGCAAACGTTCCAAGCGAAGGTATCTAACCGCGACAGCTTGATTCCAGACATTATCGAAGAAGAAGTCGATCACACTGGTGGTAATGGTAAAGCTGGTAGCGCTGGTTTCATCAGCTTGTTATCCCTGTTCGGACTTGCTGCAGTGCGCCGTCGTCTACGCAAATAA